GTGTGGCAGGTCGGGAACCTGCGTCAGTTCGATTGCCATCTCGCGTGGCGGCTCCTCGGCCTCGGCGAGCGGAATCGGCTCGTCGCCGTCGTCGGGGACGACCCCGCGGTAGTGCGTGGAGATGCCCTCGGCTTCGAGCGCTTCGAAGTTCGCAGCCCCCATCGCACAGAGGCTCCGGCCCTTCTGTGGAATCTCGTCCGGCATCTTGCCCCAGTCGAAGACGGAGTAGTCGTCGGTGAACACGAACGCGCCCCGGCCCAGTCGTGCCGAAGTCGCCCCCTCCGCGACCCGGAACTCCTTGACGCTCGTCATACGTCTCCGTTCTGGCGGCGTTGTATAGTCGTTTCCTCTCGTTTGTTTGGTGGTGATTGTGTTTCGAACAGTTCCTCGGCGTCTTCGACATCGTCTCGGAAGTGTTCGCTCGGGTCGTCTACTGCTTCGATACGCCCTCGAAAGCCCCCGCGCCGCTACCGCACCAACCTTTCCCCACACCGCACACGCTCGCACGGCGAGCGGTGCGGTAGGCCACCGCCTCGGTTGCTTGTGCGGTGGCGTGGTCCGAGCGCGCATCGGCGCGCGAGTCAGTGCGAGGTCGTCGCGAGGGCACCGAGCGACGGCTTGTCAGAGCGTGCGCTGACAGTGGACGAGTGAGCACCGCGAGCGAGTCGGCTGGGGAGGCGTGTGGGCGGTGCTGTCGGGTGGACTGAAAGGGGCGGGCGTGTCGCGCGTGTTCGGTCGGTTCCGTGACCACTATCGGGAGCGAGCGCAGCGAGCGACCGATATGTCACGGGGAGACCGCGACACGTCCGGGGCTTTCAAGCCGTACTCACCAACGTAGTTGCGGTCACCAAGCGACACGTCCGGGGCTTTCAGGCTGGTCACAACAGAGCAGTCACCAGACGACACGCCCGGAGTGTTCAAGCGGTCACCAATAACAGAGCAGTCAAATGAGTAGAGAGGTCCAGAAACAGGCGAACAGTTCAAGACCGAGAAAGCAGAAACTGAACCCGAATGCAGCTCGACGACTACATCGACGGGCTCGGCGACGACGAGGAGGCGCGGCGTCGCCAGCTCGCGAAGGAGAAATCCTACGAGATAACCGAGTATCTCGAGGACGTCGAGCAATCCATCGACGAAACCCTCCAGGACGACACCCTGTTCGGCTCCACGGCACCCGGCATCTTCGTCGGAAGCTCGTCGTATCCGGACGTGTCGGCGGGCGTGCTCGCCCCGGTCAGCGAACCCGACCGCGCCGCCGAGTTCGAAACCGGGCCACACTGGTACAAGCGCGGCTACACCATCGACGACGTGTTCCAGTCGCGGACGAACCTCCTCAACTCCGCGAAACGGACGAACGTCCACGTCGCCGACGAGTGGGACGGCTTCACCGGCGTCCAGCGAGAGGTCGCCATCGCCGACCGGCCCGTCGACGTGGAACTCGGACTCGACGGCCGTCCCGAAGTCGACATGGACCTCTCCGTCGACGACATCTCGACGCCGACGGGACCCCGTGCGACCGCCGAGTACGCCGACCTCGCGGAGAATCCACACGTTCCAAAGCCCGTCGAGTACACCCTCTCTGACGACGACTGGAAGGCCGAGGGCGCGATGACGTACCTCTACAACCGCGGGCTCGACGTGTACCAAATCGAGAACGTGCTCGCGGCCGGGGCGCTCGGAGAGACACAGAATCGCAAGCTCGTCCCGACGCGGTGGTCGATTACGGCCGTCGACGACACCATCTGTAACTTCCTGCGCGGACAGATTCACAACCGCCCGAGCGTCGACGCGACGGAGGTGTGGTACAACGAGTATCTGGGCAACCGATTTTGGGTGCTTCTCGCGCCCGGCGACTTCGAGTTCGAGCTCGTGGAGCTGAAAGCCCCCGGCTCCGTCTGGAATCCGGCGGGTCGTGGCTACAACGTCACCAGCGACTACGAGGGGTTCGAAGGCCGGACGAGCTACGCGAGCGAGACGGCCGGAGCCTACTACGCCGCCAAGCTCGGCGCGTTAGAGAACCTCGCCGACCGCGGCCGGCAGGCGAAGGTGCTCGTCGTCCGCCACGTCACCCCCGACTACTGGGGACCGGCGGGCGTCTGGCAGGTGCGCGAAACCGTCAGAAACGCCTTCGAGGAGGGCGAGCCGGGAGAGGCCGAAACCCTCCACGACGCCGTGCGTGAACTCACGCCGCGGTGGCCCGTCGACATCGACACGCTCCGGCGCAACTCAGAGCTCGTGGCTGGCGTCCAAGCGAGCCTCGCGGATTTCGGACGATGAAAAAGTAATAACTGCGTCCACCGGTCAAGCCGTTGGTATGCTCGCGCCGCTCGCGTTGGGTCCCCTCGACGTGGTCGTCGTCTTGGGACTACCGCTACTGATTATTTCTATCGCGGCGTGGCGGATGATGGAGGCGTTCGAGCCGGAGTCGGACGAAGAGGATTAAGCCGCGTCGAGGTGTTCCCACGCCTCGCTCACCAGGTCGCCGGTGTCGGCGATGATGTCGGCCATCGTGTCGTCGTCGGGCGCAATTCCCGAGAGACGCGCAATCTTCATGATGGAGACGTGATAGACGACCTGCCGGCCGGGCGACTCCTCCCACACGACGACGTTACACGGGAACAGCGCGCCCAGCTTCTTGTCCGAGGCGTCGAGCGCGCGGTCGGCCATTCTCGGGTTGCAGGCCCCGAGCACGTAGTAGGGGTCGCGGTCGGCGTCGACCTTCTCGTTGAGCATCTCCGAGGGCGAAAACTCGACCGGGACGCCGAAGCCGGCGTCGGTGAACACCGCACGGACGTGTTCGATTGCCTCGTCGTGGTCCATCTCCAAGACTGCGCGGTGTTCGCCGATCTCTTCGGGGTCGAGCGTCGCGGGGTCGAACGGAAGCATAGCTACGGGTTCGGGCGCGGAGACAAAAGGTATGGCAGGTCACTCGGTCGCGACGGGGCCGGTGCCGGCGACGGCACGGACCGCCTGTTCGAACTCCTGTCGGGTCGGGAAGTAGGTCTCGTCGCTTTCCTCCAAGAGCGTCCCCAGTTCGCGGGGGCCGTCGGGCGTGCGAATCTCGGTGTCGCCCTCGCGGCGCACGATTTCGCTCACCTCGATACCGAAGTGGAGTCGCGAGGTGACCTGTGCGAGCGGGACGCCGGCCACGTCCGGCCCCTCGCCAAGTTCGACAGCCGGTTCCTCGGGTTCCGCCTCGTCGTCAGCCATACTACTGATTCCGGTGGCCGGCGGTTAATCGTTGCGGACCGGCGGAGACAGCGAGCAGAAGACGTATTCACCGGCCCGCGGTACCACGCGTATGGCCGAGCGAACGACCCGCGAGCAGATCGCCGACCACCTGCGCGAGCAGTCGGCCGAGGCCGGCACGCTCGCAAACGAGTTCGAGATTACGACGGCGGCCGCGCTGTCGCACGTCGACCACATCGCCAAGTCGCTCGACGGCACCGACGAACAGCTGCTCGCCGCACCCCCCACCTGCAACGACTGCGGCTTCGACGACTTTGACAACCTCATCAATCGCCCGTCGCGGTGTCCGGAGTGTAAAAGCGAATCCCTCACCGAACCCGCCTTCACCATCAGATGAGCAGCCGGAGGAAGCCGGGGACGATGACGCCGAGCGCGAGCACGTACGTCGTCGCCGTGGCGAGCCAGTCGCGGCGAATCTGTCGGTAGCTCCCGGATAGCGAGTCGAACCGCGGAAGGACGACGTACGAGAAGAAGCCGACAAGGAAGACGAACGTCACCAACAGCGCGAGCAGATGCGTCAACAGCGGGAGCTGTGTGCCGCCGACGTACAGCTCCGGCGGGGGCGTGACGCCCTCGATACCGTACTCGACGGCGGTGTAGAACACGCCCGCGAGGATGCCGGCCGCGTAGTGGAGCCCGGAGGCGAGCGTCGGGTCGACGCCGTCGGGGGCAGAGTTGGTGAGGACCCCGGCGGCGACGAACGGCGGGGTCGACCCCTCGGGGAGCCGATGCATCGGCACGTTCGAGACGATTGCGGCGAGCAGGCCGGCGACCGCCCCGAGCACGTAGACGGTCGACGTCGTCAACGCCGGACTGTGCAGAAACACGTCGAAGGTGAACACGGGTAGAGACGTGCGCTCCAGCGACAAAATCACTCGCGTTTTCGCGCTATCGCGTCGAGCCGCTCCCACCCGAGGTCGGTCTTCGGTCCCTTCGACTCGGTGGCGAGCGCGCCGGCCGCGTTCGCCGTCGCGAGCGCCTCGGGATGGTCACAGTCGCGGAGTCGGCTGGCGATGTAGCCGGCCGCGAAGGCGTCGCCCGCGCCCGTGGTATCGACCGCCGGCGGCCGGTAGCCGTCGTGTTCGTACCGCGACTCGGGCGTCTCGACGACCGCGCCGTCGGTGCCGCACTTCCTGACGACCACCGGCGGGGTCGGCGCGTCGAGACAGTCGGCCTCGCGGTCGTTCACGAACAGCAGGTCGGCGGCGTCGAGGACCGGCCCGTACTCGCGTGACTCCACGCGCCGTCCGGGGTCGATGGAGAGCGGGACTCCGGCGTCGGTCGCGATATCTGCAACGCGAGCGACGGTGTCGGGTCGGTGGGCCGTCACGTGGACGTGGTCGGCGGCGCGAATCGGCTCCGGGTCGATGTCGTCGGGCCCGAGCGCCTCGTTCACCCCCGGGGTCGCGAGCACCGACACCTCGCCGGTGTCGTCGACGAGCAGGTACTTCGTCGTCGTCTCGCCGTCGACGGTTCGGAGCCGGGAGAGGTCGACGCCCGCGCGGTCGAGGTCGCGGCGCGCGAGCAGCCCGTGTTCGTCGTCGCCGACGCTTCCGACGAGAGTCACGTCACAGTCGAGGCCGGCGAGCCCGACGGCGACGTTGGCAGCAGAGCCGCCGCCGGTCTGGCTCGTCTCGCGGACGACCGCCTCGGCGTCGGGGTCGGGGAGCGCATCGAGTCGGAGGGTCACGTCCCAGTTGACGTGGCCGACACAACAGACCCGGGACATACCCCCATCTCGCGCCGGTCGCGGTGAAAGTCTCGCGGTTTCGGGCCGGTCAGGCGATGGTGAACAAGACGAGATTGTGGACGCCGGGGCCGAAGCCGACGGCGGCCACCAGCCCGAGAACCAGCGACCCCTCGCCCGGGTCGTCGCGGACGTAGTCCCGGAAGGCGAACAGCACGAGCGTCGCGACGACGATCTTCACGAGGACGAACAGCCACGCCTCGCCGAACACGGCTGCGGGCGGGAGACCGTTGCCGGCCTCGATGAGCGCGGCCGATAGCGGCGTCTGCTCGCCGAAGCCGAGGGCGATGCCCTGTGCCGTCGAGATGCCGTCGAGCGTGTGGCCGAACAGGGCGAGCACGCCCGGAAGCCCCGTGACGCCGACCCACGAGCGAACGGCGAGCCAGAGACCGCCCGTGACCACGACCGACAGCGCCAGCGCGCGCACCGGTCCGGCGGGCGTCACGGTCCCCGTGGCGAGGGCGTACCGGATTCCCACGCCGACGAGAACGGCGAAACAGGCGCTGCCGGCGAGTGCGAGCGCGCCCGGAACGCCGGCGAGCGACCACGCATCTGCGGGGCGGTCGGCGACGGCGAGCCAGAGTGCGCCGGCGACGACGAACGTCGTCGCGTACACGGTCGGGTTTCCGAACAGCGGGGCGACAACGTCGGGGACGGCGTCGGCCTGATACAGCGCGTAGCCGGCCGCGCCGGTCGCCATCCACGGTGCGAACCCGCCGACGACTGCCGGCGTAACCGCGGGGCGGCGACGGCGGAGACCGAGCCCGACGGCCCCGAGACCGAGGAGGACGGCGAGTAGATACGGCAGCGGCGGGAGGGCCGTGCCGGCGGGCAACAGCGGTGACATACTCGTGGGGTCTCCCGCGCGAGTGAAAGCGTTGTGGACTTGCCGCTGGTCTGGCCGTTATCAGCGTCGAGCCCGAACTACTTGGGTGTCTGTGAGTTCGCAGTACGAAGCCGGGGTCTGCAACATCGGGGGCAGCGAGCGACGGAGGCGACGGCGCTACGCCGCGGTTGCCTTCGTCGCCGCCCTCGCGTATCTGGTCGTCGTGCTCGCGAGTTCGCTCCCGACGCTGCTGCTCGTCGGCCTGTTCGTTCCACTCGCTATCGGCTTCGAGATGGCGCTGCAGGCCCGCCGAGCCTTCTGTGCGAGCCTCGCACTCTCGGGCGAGTACGCCTTCGACGACGAGCGCGGGCAGGTGGCCGACTCCGACGCGCGACGGACCGACCGCGCGGCCGGGCTGAAGCTCACCGTGCTCGGCATCGCCGGGGGCGCTGTCACGACGGCCGTCGTCTACGGCGTCGTGAGCCTGCTGTAGCGCGACCGGGACGTTTTCCATCACGGCTTTCGAGTGTCGGGTATGAACCGCGAGGCACTCGCCGCCAGCATCGACCACACCGTTCTCGGTCCGGAGACGACACGCTCGGACGTGACGACGGTCCTCGACGAGGCCGCCGAGTACGGGATGAACGCCTGCATCCCGCCCTGTTACGTCGCCGAGGCGAGCGAGTACGCCCCGGACGTGCGCCTCGCGACGGTCATCGGCTTCCCGCACGGGCAGCACGCACCCGGGGCGAAGGAGTGCGAGGCCGAACTCGCGTGGGAGGCCGGCGCAGACGAGCTGGATATCGTCATCAACGTCGGCAGGCTTCGCGCCGGCGACGACGAAGCCGTGCAGGCAGAACTGGAGGCCGTCGTCGCGGCCGTCCCCATCCCGGTGAAGATCATCATCGAGACGGCGCTCCTGAGCGAGGCGGAGAAACACCGCGCCTGCGAGGCGGCCCGCGACGCCGGCGCTGACATGGTCAAAACGTCGACCGGGTTCGCGGACGGCGGCGCGACCGTTGAAGACGTAGAGCTGATGAGCGAGTATCTCCCCGTGAAGGCCTCCGGCGGCGTCGGGAGCTACGAGGCGGCGCTGGCGATGTTCGACGCCGGCGCGGAGCGTATCGGCGCGTCTTCGGGCGTCGCTATCGTCGACGGGTACGAGGACTGAGTCACCGAAGCGTCGCGTTTTTGCTCGCGCGTCCGTTTGTACGCGTACGAATGGCCCGCTATCACATCGAGACGTACGGCTGTACCTCGAACCGCGGCGAGAGCCGCGAAATCGAGCGGCGGCTCCGCGACGCGGGCCACCACCGCACCGACCTCGCCGAGGCTGACGTCGCCATCCTCAACACCTGCACCGTGGTCGAGAAGACCGAGCGCAACATGCTCCGGCGGGCCGAGGAACTCGAAGCCGAGGTGGCAGATCTCATCGTCACCGGCTGCATGGCGCTGGCACAGGGCGAGGAGTTCGCCGACATCGACGCACAGGTGCTCCACTGGGAGGAGGTGCCGACGGCCGTCACCAACGGGGAGTGTCCGACGACGACGCCCGACGCCGAGCCGATTCTCGACGGCGAAATCGGAATTCTCCCGATTGCCCGCGGCTGCATGTCGAACTGCTCGTACTGCATCACGAAGTTCGCGACCGGGCGCATCGACTCCCCGCCCGTCGAAGCGAACGTCGAGAAGGCGCGCGCGCTCGTCCACGCCGGCGCGAGCGAGATTCGCGTCACCGGCCAGGACACGGGCGTCTACGGCTGGGACGAGGGCGAGCGCAAGCTGCCCGAACTGCTCGACCGTATCTGCGCCATCGACGGCGACTTTCGGGTTCGGCTCGGGATGGCCAACCCCGGCGGGATTCACGGCATCCACGAGGAGCTGGTCGAGGTGTTCGCCGACAACGAGAAGCTGTACAACTTCATTCACCTGCCCGTCCAGTCCGGCTCCGACGACGTGCTCGAAGAGATGCGCCGCCAGCACAGAGTGGGAAAGTTCCGCGAAATCGTGGAGACGTTCGACGACCGGCTCGACCACTGGACGCTCTCGACTGATTTCATCGTCGGCTTCCCGACCGAGACGGACGCCGACCACGAGCAGTCGATGGAGCTGCTTCGCGAGGTGCGCCCGGAGAAGATCAACGTCACGCGGTTCTCGAAGCGGCCGGGCACCGACGCGGCCGACATGAAGGGGCTGGGCGGCCAGACGAAGAAGGACCGCTCGAAGGCGATGTCCGAACTGAAGATGGACGTGGTCGGGGAGGCCTACGGGTCGATGGTGGGCGAGCGCCACGAGGTGCTCGTCGTCGAGGAGGGGACCGGCGACTCGGTGAAGTGTCGCGACGGCGCCTACCGACAGCTCATCGTCCAGCACGCGGGCGAGCACGGCGTCGAACCGGGCGATTTCCTCACCGTCGAGGTGACGGGCGCACAGTCCGTCTACGCGTTCGCCACCCCCGTCTCGACCCCGGAGTCCGACGAGGACCTCGCCATCGCCGACTGAGCAGACGACGCTTGACTGGCGCGGATTTTTACCCACGACCGGCCCACCACCAGGTATGGCCGACCACGAACTCGCACGCGAGGACGACCACGTCCACTACGATTTCGACCGCGAGCGCGACCCCGTCTTGACAGTCGATTCGGGCGAGACAGTCGCCGTCGAGTGTGTCGACGCCGGCGACGGGCAGCTCCCGCCGGACGCCGCACCCGAGGACGTACAGGCCGTCGACGCGCCGGGCCACCCGATGACCGGCCCAATCGCAGTCGAGGGGGCAGAGCCGGGTGACACCCTTGCCGTCGAGATTCTGGACGTGAGCCACGTGGGTATCGGGTGGACCTACGTCGCGCCGGGAGCCGGCTTCCTCCCCGAGGAGTTCCCCGACTTCGCCGTCCACACGTGGGACCTCGACGGCGACGTGGGCTACTTCCACGGCATCGAGGTGCCGCTTCACCCGTTCCCCGGCAATCTCGGACTCGCGCCCGCCGAACCGGGCCCCCACTCCACGATTCCGCCCCGCGACGTTGGCGGTAATCTCGACATCAAGCATCTGACTCCCGGGTCGACCCTGTATCTCCCCGTCGAGGTTGCGGGCGGTCTCTTCTCCATCGGTGACCTCCACGCCGCACAGGGCGACGGCGAGGTGTGTATCACGGCCGTCGAGATTCCGGGGACGGTGACGGTTCGGCTTCGGCTGGCCGACCGCGACGTGGATGGACCGCAGTTAGACACGAGTGGACCGTTCGCGCCGGCCGGCCACGTCGACGGCGAGGTGGACGTGCGGGCCGTCGCCGGCCTCGGCGACGACGTGAACGAGGCGTCCCGCGAGGCAGTCAGGGAGATGATTGCCCTGCTCGTCGACGAAACCGACCTCACCCGCGAGCAGGCGTACATGCTCTGCTCGACGGCGGTCGACCTGAAGGTGAGCGAGGTCGTGAATCAGACGGTCGTCGTGACGGCGTATCTCGGCGTCCGGCTCTAGGTTACTCCTCTTCGAAGGCGGCGAGGCGGTCCACCTCGCTGTCGGCTTTCCACTCGTCCAACTCCTTCGGGTCGACGTGGACGAACACGTCGTCCACTTCCGGTATCTCGCGCACCGACTGGACGACGGCCGTCTCGATGTCGTGGGCCTCCCGGACGGTCGTGGCCCCCTCGATTTCGATGTGGAGCGACACGTCGACCTCCGGGCCGACGTAGTGGGCGACCACGTCGTGTGCGCCGGCCACGTCGGGGTGTGCGAGCGCGCGCTTGAGAATCTCGGCGCGGAGTTCGTCGGACGGTGCCCCGCCGACGAGGTAGGTGAGGTTGTCGCGCACGACCTCGACCCCGGTGTAGCCGATGGCGACGCTGACGACGAGCGCGGCGACGGGGTCGAGCAGCGGGAGGCCGGCCTGTGCGCCGAGGACGCCGAACAGCGCCGCTCCGCCCGCGAGGATATCGTTGCGGTTGTCGAGTGCGGTCGCGCGGAGCGCGGGCGACTGCTCTCGGTTCGCGACCCGGAGCACGTACCGGTAGAGACCGAACTTCGCGAGCGCGCCGGCGGCGAGCACGGCGGCGGCGGTCGGGCCGCGCGAGACGGTGATGGACCCGGACAGGAGGGTCGTGATGGCGTTGTACGCGACGGCCCCACCGGCCAGAAAGATACCGCCGGCGACGACGAGCGAGACGAACGGCTCGATGCGCTCGTGGCCGTGCGGGTGGTCCTCGTCGGCCGGCCGGGTGGTGAGATACAGGCCGGCGAGCACGACCGCGGAGTAGGCGCTGTCCGAGAGGCTGTTCGCGGCCTCGGAGCCGACCGCGAGGCTCCCGGTCGTCTGCCAGACGACCGCCTTGACGGCGAATAATCCGAGGTTCGCGACGAGGATGACGAGACCGACCCGTCGCAGCGACTCCGCGCGGGACATACCGGAACCTGACGAGCGGGCGACTTGGCTGTGTCGCTCACGGTCGAACCGCTTTTCGCCGGTGCGGCCCGCTTGCGGGTATGCGAACGCTCGCCTTCGACGGCCGGACGGGTGCGGCCGGCGATATGCTGCTGGCCGCGCTCCTCGCGGCCGGCGCTGACGCCGACGCACTCACCCCCGTCACCGACGCGCTCCCCGTCGAGTACCACATCGACCGCCGGGACGAACACGGAGTGTCAGCCGCCACGGTCGACGTGCTCCTGACCGACGAGGGAGGAGACGACGAGAACCGAGACGACGACTCCCCGTCGCTCGATAAAGCCGGTGGACACGGACACAGCCACGACGAGGGAGATAGCCACACGCACGAACACGGCGACGGAAGCCACGACCACGAGCACAACGATGAGAGCCACGACCACAGCCACGGTTCTGACGGACACACGCACGACCCGGACGGCCACAGTCACGGCCCTGACGGCCACACCCACGCCGAGGGCCACGGCGTCACCCGCACCTACCCCGAGGTGGTCGGTATCGTGGAGTCGCTGAACCTAGGCGAGCGCGCCGAATCAATCGCACTCGGAGCGTTCCGACGATTGGGGGAGGCCGAGGCGACGGTTCACGACACCGACCTCGACTCGACCGCGTTCCACGAGGTGGGGGCCGACGACGCCATCGCCGACATCGTCGGCGTCGCGCTCCTCGTCGCCGACCTCGACCCCGAGGCGGTCGTGACGACGCCGGTCTTCGCCGGCGGCGGCGAGACCACGATGGCACACGGCACCTATCCGGTTCCAGCGCCCGCGGTCGTCGAGATTGCGAGCGAGGCCGACTGGGAACTTCGCGGCGGCCCGGTCGACGAGGAACTGCTCACCCCGACCGGCGCGGCGATTCTGGCCGAACTCGCCGACGGCGCGGAGTCGCTGCCACCCATGGAGGTGACGGAGTCGGGCTACGGCGCGGGAACGCTCTCGCTTCCCGACCGGCCGAACGTCGTCCGCGCGGTCGTCGGCGAGGCACGTTCGGGACTCGTGCGCGACGAGATTCGCGTGCTGGAGACGAATCTCGACGACGCCAGCCCCGAACTGTTGGGGAGTCTCCAGCGCTCGCTGAAGGCGGTGGGTGCACGCGACGTGAGCATCGTCCCGGTGACGATGAAGAAGGGGCGACCCGGCCACCTGGTGAAGGTCATCGTCCGCCCGCCGGACGTGCAGGCGGTGGCGCGGCGACTCGCCGAGGAGACCGGCACTCTCGGCGTCCGGGAGACGGGCGCTGGCCACCGGTGGGTCGCGACACGCGCGTTCGAGACGGCCGAACTCGACATCGACGGTGAGACGTACGGCGTGAGCGTGAAGGTCGCCAGCGACGCCGACGGGACGACCTACGACGTGAGCGCGGAGTTCGATGACGCCGACGCCGTCGCGGAGGCGACGGGGCTGTCGGTGCGTGAAGTGATGCGCCGCGCCGAAGCACAGGTTCGCTAGTCGGGTCGTTCGTGTTCCGCGAGCGCGGCGTCGAGCGTGAGGTCGCCGCGCGCGACCCTGCGGGCGAGGTCGGCGTCGATGGTGCGGTCGTTGTCGCTCTGCTCGCGCGAGCGGCGCTTGATCTGTTGAATCTCGCCGGCCGTGGGTTCGATATCGCGCTCCTCGGTCTCGTCGCCGGCGATGCGGGCGATGTTGACGGCCGCGAGCACGTCACCCATCCCGCGCGCGCCGGTGCCGAGGGCGGGGGTCGTCCCCGTTTCGTCCACGAGTTCGACGGTGTACCCTTCGAGCGCGTCGATGATGCGCGCACTCTGGAGTCGGGAGCCGTCGCCGACGCGAATCAGGGGGTCGTCCACGCCGTCGAGTTCCTGCGCGATGGTTTCGCCGACGTGGTCGAGCGGGATGTGAAAGGCGGCGACGACGGTGTCGCCGACGAGGACGGCAATCCCGGGGCGGTCGCCGGGGTCGATACCGACGACCGTGCGCCCGTCGTCGGCCCGGAGGAAGGCGAGCGCTTCCTCGACGCCGCGGCGCGGGGCGTCGGCCGTCGCGCGGATGACCGGGGCAACGTCGGGGACGGTGTCGTCGCTCCCAGTGATAATGACATCGCAGTCGGGCATCTCGTCCGTCGT
This portion of the Halosegnis longus genome encodes:
- a CDS encoding DUF302 domain-containing protein codes for the protein MLPFDPATLDPEEIGEHRAVLEMDHDEAIEHVRAVFTDAGFGVPVEFSPSEMLNEKVDADRDPYYVLGACNPRMADRALDASDKKLGALFPCNVVVWEESPGRQVVYHVSIMKIARLSGIAPDDDTMADIIADTGDLVSEAWEHLDAA
- a CDS encoding transcriptional regulator produces the protein MAERTTREQIADHLREQSAEAGTLANEFEITTAAALSHVDHIAKSLDGTDEQLLAAPPTCNDCGFDDFDNLINRPSRCPECKSESLTEPAFTIR
- the nreA gene encoding DNA repair protein NreA → MQLDDYIDGLGDDEEARRRQLAKEKSYEITEYLEDVEQSIDETLQDDTLFGSTAPGIFVGSSSYPDVSAGVLAPVSEPDRAAEFETGPHWYKRGYTIDDVFQSRTNLLNSAKRTNVHVADEWDGFTGVQREVAIADRPVDVELGLDGRPEVDMDLSVDDISTPTGPRATAEYADLAENPHVPKPVEYTLSDDDWKAEGAMTYLYNRGLDVYQIENVLAAGALGETQNRKLVPTRWSITAVDDTICNFLRGQIHNRPSVDATEVWYNEYLGNRFWVLLAPGDFEFELVELKAPGSVWNPAGRGYNVTSDYEGFEGRTSYASETAGAYYAAKLGALENLADRGRQAKVLVVRHVTPDYWGPAGVWQVRETVRNAFEEGEPGEAETLHDAVRELTPRWPVDIDTLRRNSELVAGVQASLADFGR
- a CDS encoding tRNA (N(6)-L-threonylcarbamoyladenosine(37)-C(2))-methylthiotransferase — translated: MARYHIETYGCTSNRGESREIERRLRDAGHHRTDLAEADVAILNTCTVVEKTERNMLRRAEELEAEVADLIVTGCMALAQGEEFADIDAQVLHWEEVPTAVTNGECPTTTPDAEPILDGEIGILPIARGCMSNCSYCITKFATGRIDSPPVEANVEKARALVHAGASEIRVTGQDTGVYGWDEGERKLPELLDRICAIDGDFRVRLGMANPGGIHGIHEELVEVFADNEKLYNFIHLPVQSGSDDVLEEMRRQHRVGKFREIVETFDDRLDHWTLSTDFIVGFPTETDADHEQSMELLREVRPEKINVTRFSKRPGTDAADMKGLGGQTKKDRSKAMSELKMDVVGEAYGSMVGERHEVLVVEEGTGDSVKCRDGAYRQLIVQHAGEHGVEPGDFLTVEVTGAQSVYAFATPVSTPESDEDLAIAD
- the larC gene encoding nickel pincer cofactor biosynthesis protein LarC; the protein is MRTLAFDGRTGAAGDMLLAALLAAGADADALTPVTDALPVEYHIDRRDEHGVSAATVDVLLTDEGGDDENRDDDSPSLDKAGGHGHSHDEGDSHTHEHGDGSHDHEHNDESHDHSHGSDGHTHDPDGHSHGPDGHTHAEGHGVTRTYPEVVGIVESLNLGERAESIALGAFRRLGEAEATVHDTDLDSTAFHEVGADDAIADIVGVALLVADLDPEAVVTTPVFAGGGETTMAHGTYPVPAPAVVEIASEADWELRGGPVDEELLTPTGAAILAELADGAESLPPMEVTESGYGAGTLSLPDRPNVVRAVVGEARSGLVRDEIRVLETNLDDASPELLGSLQRSLKAVGARDVSIVPVTMKKGRPGHLVKVIVRPPDVQAVARRLAEETGTLGVRETGAGHRWVATRAFETAELDIDGETYGVSVKVASDADGTTYDVSAEFDDADAVAEATGLSVREVMRRAEAQVR
- the deoC gene encoding deoxyribose-phosphate aldolase, with the protein product MNREALAASIDHTVLGPETTRSDVTTVLDEAAEYGMNACIPPCYVAEASEYAPDVRLATVIGFPHGQHAPGAKECEAELAWEAGADELDIVINVGRLRAGDDEAVQAELEAVVAAVPIPVKIIIETALLSEAEKHRACEAARDAGADMVKTSTGFADGGATVEDVELMSEYLPVKASGGVGSYEAALAMFDAGAERIGASSGVAIVDGYED
- a CDS encoding cation diffusion facilitator family transporter; this translates as MSRAESLRRVGLVILVANLGLFAVKAVVWQTTGSLAVGSEAANSLSDSAYSAVVLAGLYLTTRPADEDHPHGHERIEPFVSLVVAGGIFLAGGAVAYNAITTLLSGSITVSRGPTAAAVLAAGALAKFGLYRYVLRVANREQSPALRATALDNRNDILAGGAALFGVLGAQAGLPLLDPVAALVVSVAIGYTGVEVVRDNLTYLVGGAPSDELRAEILKRALAHPDVAGAHDVVAHYVGPEVDVSLHIEIEGATTVREAHDIETAVVQSVREIPEVDDVFVHVDPKELDEWKADSEVDRLAAFEEE
- a CDS encoding acetamidase/formamidase family protein → MADHELAREDDHVHYDFDRERDPVLTVDSGETVAVECVDAGDGQLPPDAAPEDVQAVDAPGHPMTGPIAVEGAEPGDTLAVEILDVSHVGIGWTYVAPGAGFLPEEFPDFAVHTWDLDGDVGYFHGIEVPLHPFPGNLGLAPAEPGPHSTIPPRDVGGNLDIKHLTPGSTLYLPVEVAGGLFSIGDLHAAQGDGEVCITAVEIPGTVTVRLRLADRDVDGPQLDTSGPFAPAGHVDGEVDVRAVAGLGDDVNEASREAVREMIALLVDETDLTREQAYMLCSTAVDLKVSEVVNQTVVVTAYLGVRL
- a CDS encoding DUF63 family protein; this encodes MSPLLPAGTALPPLPYLLAVLLGLGAVGLGLRRRRPAVTPAVVGGFAPWMATGAAGYALYQADAVPDVVAPLFGNPTVYATTFVVAGALWLAVADRPADAWSLAGVPGALALAGSACFAVLVGVGIRYALATGTVTPAGPVRALALSVVVTGGLWLAVRSWVGVTGLPGVLALFGHTLDGISTAQGIALGFGEQTPLSAALIEAGNGLPPAAVFGEAWLFVLVKIVVATLVLFAFRDYVRDDPGEGSLVLGLVAAVGFGPGVHNLVLFTIA
- a CDS encoding DUF5789 family protein; protein product: MADDEAEPEEPAVELGEGPDVAGVPLAQVTSRLHFGIEVSEIVRREGDTEIRTPDGPRELGTLLEESDETYFPTRQEFEQAVRAVAGTGPVATE
- a CDS encoding carbohydrate kinase family protein, producing the protein MSRVCCVGHVNWDVTLRLDALPDPDAEAVVRETSQTGGGSAANVAVGLAGLDCDVTLVGSVGDDEHGLLARRDLDRAGVDLSRLRTVDGETTTKYLLVDDTGEVSVLATPGVNEALGPDDIDPEPIRAADHVHVTAHRPDTVARVADIATDAGVPLSIDPGRRVESREYGPVLDAADLLFVNDREADCLDAPTPPVVVRKCGTDGAVVETPESRYEHDGYRPPAVDTTGAGDAFAAGYIASRLRDCDHPEALATANAAGALATESKGPKTDLGWERLDAIARKRE